One window from the genome of Ananas comosus cultivar F153 linkage group 13, ASM154086v1, whole genome shotgun sequence encodes:
- the LOC109719260 gene encoding nuclear pore complex protein NUP98A isoform X1 has protein sequence MFGSTNPFGQSSSSPFGSQSVFGQTSSVGTNPFAPKPFGSPTTPFSSQTGSSLFGGTSTGVFGQPSTPTFGASSASAFGSSVPAFGTSSAPSFGGSSSSFGGSSLFGQKPAFGAFGSSPSQSSPFSSTFQQTQPAFGSNVFGSTSPFGASQPAFGASSTPATPAFGASTPAFGATTAPGFGATTAPFGTTTTPAFGSTSTSLFGSTGTGFGVSSAPAFGSTPAFGASSASVFGSTTAPAFGASSTPAFGASSVPAFGASSTPSFSFGSTPSFGQSTSTFGSSPFGSTPSPFGAQSSPFSAQSTTPTFGSPGFGQPTFGGQAGGSRIAPYTPTPEVDGGTGTQPAGKLESISAMPVYKDKSHEELRWEDYQRGDKGGPNPSGQPASGISFPAPTQSSPFGATGTFGQTAANPFSSTTSSNPFALKTPAFGSTGFGSSSTSLFSSPFSSSSTSSPFGATSSTTPSLFGAPTGSAFGPSSSSSPFGGTTTPAFGSSSSPSIFGSSMAGSTSSFGSGLTFGNTQSSGLFQSSTPAFGQTPSPFGQTSTGFQQSSPAFGSNLFSTPSTGFGGSLFSSSTPSLFPSSTPSGFGQTAPSLSTPFPAPLPAQTSSGFSFGNFGQTPPALSGGFGGSPNLFSQSTFGQSTASQSNMVMQPAPITNPFGTLPAMPQMSIGLAGSTPSVQYGISSMPVSEKPPPVRTFSMLVPRHLSQRRIRLPPRRYNLKPDGPKVPFYADEEEAPSTPKADAFFIPRENPRALIIRPIEQWPLRNGAEKQTISRDEATPEKQNGKVAGEPSAPPASEPLEEDHDDYHPERRHTPDNNAATPSPSRPAQKANGIHDGDHTPPKGFQAAIAYEHGADIEALMPKLRHADGYYTEPRVQELAAKERAEPGFCRRVKDFVVGRRGYGSIKFYGETDIRALDLELIVQFNNREVIVYKDENRKPPVGQGLNKPAEVTLLNIKCVNKKTGQQYTEGPRVEKYKEMLMKKAEEQGAEFVSYDAVKGEWKFRVKHFSIYEFGEGDYSDFAES, from the exons ATGTTCGGCTCCACCAATC CCTTTGGGCAGTCTTCAAGTAGCCCGTTCGGGTCGCAATCAGTATTTGGACAGACAAGCAGTGTGGGCACGAACCCGTTTGCTCCAAAGCCTTTTGGTAGTCCAACAACTCCTTTCAGCTCGCAAACAGGGAGCTCGTTATTTGGCGGCACATCGACTGGTGTCTTTGGGCAGCCTTCGACCCCCACTTTCGGTGCTTCATCAGCGTCGGCTTTTGGAAGTTCTGTTCCTGCTTTTGGCACTTCGTCAGCTCCTTCATTCGGCggttcttcctcttcttttggAG GATCTTCTTTGTTTGGGCAAAAGCCAGCTTTTGGAGCCTTTGGATCATCACCTAGCCAATCAAGTCCGTTCAGTAGCACATTTCAACAAACTCAGCCAGCATTTGGAAGCAATGTCTTCGGTTCTACCAGCCCTTTTGGCGCAAGCCAACCTGCATTTGGTGCTTCAAGTACCCCTGCTACCCCAGCCTTCGGTGCTTCAACCCCAGCCTTTGGTGCGACAACTGCCCCAGGATTCGGTGCCACAACTGCTCCATTTGGTACGACAACCACCCCAGCATTTGGATCCACGTCAACTTCGTTATTCGGCAGTACAGGAACAGGATTCGGGGTCTCAAGTGCACCAGCATTTGGTTCAACACCAGCTTTTGGTGCTTCAAGTGCTTCTGTTTTTGGGTCTACAACTGCTCCTGCATTTGGTGCATCTAGTACTCCAGCATTTGGTGCTTCAAGTGTTCCTGCTTTTGGAGCGTCGAGCACTCCTTCTTTCAGTTTTGGATCCACTCCCTCCTTTGGCCAATCAACATCCACTTTTGGCAGCAGTCCCTTTGGATCGACACCATCACCTTTCGGTGCTCAGAGCTCCCCATTTA GTGCTCAATCAACGACGCCGACATTTGGTAGCCCTGGTTTTGGGCAGCCAACTTTCGGGGGACAAGCAGGAGGAAGCAGAATAGCACCTTATACTCCGACACCTGAGGTTGATGGAGGCACAGGTACTCAGCCTGCTGGGAAGCTGGAGTCGATTTCGGCTATGCCTGTGTATAAAGATAAGAGTCATGAGGAGCTGAGATGGGAGGACTACCAACGTGGAGACAAAG GGGGACCGAACCCTTCGGGACAACCTGCAAGTGGGATCAGCTTTCCGGCTCCAACCCAGTCAAGCCCTTTTGGCGCCACAGGCACATTTGGCCAAACTGCTGCAAACCCTTTTTCCTCGACCACATCTTCAAACCCTTTTGCTCTTAAAACCCCGGCTTTTGGTTCAACTGGCTTTGGTTCCTCATCTACTTCACTATTCAGTTCTCCATTCAGCTCTTCATCAACATCGAGCCCCTTTGGGGCAACCTCTTCTACTACTCCGTCACTGTTTGGAGCTCCCACTGGTTCTGCTTTTGGTCCAAGCTCTTCTTCGTCACCTTTTGGTGGGACGACCACACCAGCTTTTGGTTCGAGCTCTTCGCCATCAATTTTTGGATCATCGATGGCTGGTTCCACTTCTTCTTTTGGTAGCGGCTTGACCTTTGGAAACACTCAATCATCTGGGTTGTTTCAGTCCTCGACTCCTGCTTTTGGACAAACACCTTCACCTTTCGGGCAGACATCTACAGGGTTTCAACAGAGCAGTCCGGCTTTCGGTTCGAATTTATTCAGCACACCTTCGACTGGATTTGGGGGGAGTTTGTTCAGCAGTTCAACACCTTCGCTATTTCCATCAAGCACTCCATCGGGGTTCGGTCAAACAGCT CCTTCTCTCTCAACACCCTTTCCAGCACCTCTGCCAGCTCAGACGTCAAGTGGCTTTTCTTTTGGAAACTTCGGTCAGACACCACCAG CACTTTCAGGCGGCTTTGGTGGCAGTCCCAACTTATTCAGTCAGAGTACCTTTGGGCAATC CACTGCTAGTCAGTCAAATATGGTCATGCAACCAGCACCTATAACAAATCCTTTTGGCACGCTCCCAGCAATGCCTCAAATGTCCATCGGCCTTGCTGGATCTACCCCTTCAGTTCAGTATGGTATTTCAAGCATGCCG GTTTCTGAGAAACCCCCTCCAGTGAGAACTTTCTCCATGTTGGTTCCGAGGCATCTTTCTCAGAGAAGGATAAGACTGCCGCCGCGGAGATACAATCTTAAACCTGATGGCCCAAAG GTTCCTTTTTATGCTGATGAAGAAGAAGCACCATCAACACCAAAGGCTGATGCTTTTTTCATCCCTAGAGAGAATCCAAGGGCATTAATTATTCGTCCAATTGAGCAGTGGCCTCTGCGTAATGGCGCAGAGAAGCAGACTATTTCAAGGGATGAAGCCACTCCAGAGAAGCAAAATG GTAAAGTAGCTGGGGAGCCATCTGCCCCACCTGCTAGTGAACCCCTCGAAGAGGATCATGATG ATTATCACCCTGAGAGGCGCCACACGCCGGATAATAATGCGGCCACTCCATCACCATCGAGACCTGCTCAAAAGGCAAACGGAATCCACGATGGCGACCACACGCCGCCAAAGGGATTCCAGGCTGCGATCGCCTACGAACATGGCGCAGACATCGAGGCTCTGATGCCGAAGCTCCGCCATGCCGACGGCTACTACACTGAGCCGCGTGTTCAGGAACTGGCAGCCAAGGAACGGGCTGAGCCCGGCTTCTGCCGTCGCGTCAAGGACTTTGTGGTGGGACGGCGCGGCTACGGCAGCATCAAGTTCTACGGAGAGACCGACATCAGGGCCCTCGACCTCGAGCTGATCGTGCAGTTCAACAATCGCGAGGTGATTGTGTACAAGGACGAGAACAGGAAACCGCCGGTCGGGCAGGGGCTCAACAAGCCCGCAGAGGTGACGCTGCTTAACATCAAGTGCGTGAACAAGAAGACGGGGCAGCAGTACACCGAGGGGCCGAGGGTGGAGAAGTATAAGGAGATGCTGATGAAGAAGGCAGAGGAGCAGGGGGCCGAGTTTGTGTCGTACGACGCAGTGAAGGGCGAGTGGAAGTTCAGGGTCAAGCACTTCAGCATCTATGAGTTCGGCGAGGGGGATTATTCAGATTTCGCAGAGAGTTGA
- the LOC109719260 gene encoding nuclear pore complex protein NUP98A isoform X2, translating into MSSVLPALLAQANLHLVLQVPLLPQPSVLQPQPLVRQLPQDSVPQLLHLVRQPPQHLDPRQLRYSAVQEQDSGSQVHQHLVQHQLLVLQVLLFLGLQLLLHLVHLVLQHLVLQVFLLLERRALLLSVLDPLPPLANQHPLLAAVPLDRHHHLSVLRAPHLNPWRASCCSLSRSSKFEPLLFESLKLISAFLPLEKSFIFCETPGDCLLVSRSCSVGAQSTTPTFGSPGFGQPTFGGQAGGSRIAPYTPTPEVDGGTGTQPAGKLESISAMPVYKDKSHEELRWEDYQRGDKGGPNPSGQPASGISFPAPTQSSPFGATGTFGQTAANPFSSTTSSNPFALKTPAFGSTGFGSSSTSLFSSPFSSSSTSSPFGATSSTTPSLFGAPTGSAFGPSSSSSPFGGTTTPAFGSSSSPSIFGSSMAGSTSSFGSGLTFGNTQSSGLFQSSTPAFGQTPSPFGQTSTGFQQSSPAFGSNLFSTPSTGFGGSLFSSSTPSLFPSSTPSGFGQTAPSLSTPFPAPLPAQTSSGFSFGNFGQTPPALSGGFGGSPNLFSQSTFGQSTASQSNMVMQPAPITNPFGTLPAMPQMSIGLAGSTPSVQYGISSMPVSEKPPPVRTFSMLVPRHLSQRRIRLPPRRYNLKPDGPKVPFYADEEEAPSTPKADAFFIPRENPRALIIRPIEQWPLRNGAEKQTISRDEATPEKQNGKVAGEPSAPPASEPLEEDHDDYHPERRHTPDNNAATPSPSRPAQKANGIHDGDHTPPKGFQAAIAYEHGADIEALMPKLRHADGYYTEPRVQELAAKERAEPGFCRRVKDFVVGRRGYGSIKFYGETDIRALDLELIVQFNNREVIVYKDENRKPPVGQGLNKPAEVTLLNIKCVNKKTGQQYTEGPRVEKYKEMLMKKAEEQGAEFVSYDAVKGEWKFRVKHFSIYEFGEGDYSDFAES; encoded by the exons ATGTCTTCGGTTCTACCAGCCCTTTTGGCGCAAGCCAACCTGCATTTGGTGCTTCAAGTACCCCTGCTACCCCAGCCTTCGGTGCTTCAACCCCAGCCTTTGGTGCGACAACTGCCCCAGGATTCGGTGCCACAACTGCTCCATTTGGTACGACAACCACCCCAGCATTTGGATCCACGTCAACTTCGTTATTCGGCAGTACAGGAACAGGATTCGGGGTCTCAAGTGCACCAGCATTTGGTTCAACACCAGCTTTTGGTGCTTCAAGTGCTTCTGTTTTTGGGTCTACAACTGCTCCTGCATTTGGTGCATCTAGTACTCCAGCATTTGGTGCTTCAAGTGTTCCTGCTTTTGGAGCGTCGAGCACTCCTTCTTTCAGTTTTGGATCCACTCCCTCCTTTGGCCAATCAACATCCACTTTTGGCAGCAGTCCCTTTGGATCGACACCATCACCTTTCGGTGCTCAGAGCTCCCCATTTA AACCCATGGAGAGCTTCCTGCTGTAGCCtaagcagaagctccaaattTGAACCTCTGCTTTTTGAGTCTTTGAAGCTGATTTCAGCTTTCTTGCCACTTGAAAAGTCTTTTATCTTTTGTGAAACACCTGGTGACTGCTTATTGGTGTCAAGAAGCTGTTCCGTAG GTGCTCAATCAACGACGCCGACATTTGGTAGCCCTGGTTTTGGGCAGCCAACTTTCGGGGGACAAGCAGGAGGAAGCAGAATAGCACCTTATACTCCGACACCTGAGGTTGATGGAGGCACAGGTACTCAGCCTGCTGGGAAGCTGGAGTCGATTTCGGCTATGCCTGTGTATAAAGATAAGAGTCATGAGGAGCTGAGATGGGAGGACTACCAACGTGGAGACAAAG GGGGACCGAACCCTTCGGGACAACCTGCAAGTGGGATCAGCTTTCCGGCTCCAACCCAGTCAAGCCCTTTTGGCGCCACAGGCACATTTGGCCAAACTGCTGCAAACCCTTTTTCCTCGACCACATCTTCAAACCCTTTTGCTCTTAAAACCCCGGCTTTTGGTTCAACTGGCTTTGGTTCCTCATCTACTTCACTATTCAGTTCTCCATTCAGCTCTTCATCAACATCGAGCCCCTTTGGGGCAACCTCTTCTACTACTCCGTCACTGTTTGGAGCTCCCACTGGTTCTGCTTTTGGTCCAAGCTCTTCTTCGTCACCTTTTGGTGGGACGACCACACCAGCTTTTGGTTCGAGCTCTTCGCCATCAATTTTTGGATCATCGATGGCTGGTTCCACTTCTTCTTTTGGTAGCGGCTTGACCTTTGGAAACACTCAATCATCTGGGTTGTTTCAGTCCTCGACTCCTGCTTTTGGACAAACACCTTCACCTTTCGGGCAGACATCTACAGGGTTTCAACAGAGCAGTCCGGCTTTCGGTTCGAATTTATTCAGCACACCTTCGACTGGATTTGGGGGGAGTTTGTTCAGCAGTTCAACACCTTCGCTATTTCCATCAAGCACTCCATCGGGGTTCGGTCAAACAGCT CCTTCTCTCTCAACACCCTTTCCAGCACCTCTGCCAGCTCAGACGTCAAGTGGCTTTTCTTTTGGAAACTTCGGTCAGACACCACCAG CACTTTCAGGCGGCTTTGGTGGCAGTCCCAACTTATTCAGTCAGAGTACCTTTGGGCAATC CACTGCTAGTCAGTCAAATATGGTCATGCAACCAGCACCTATAACAAATCCTTTTGGCACGCTCCCAGCAATGCCTCAAATGTCCATCGGCCTTGCTGGATCTACCCCTTCAGTTCAGTATGGTATTTCAAGCATGCCG GTTTCTGAGAAACCCCCTCCAGTGAGAACTTTCTCCATGTTGGTTCCGAGGCATCTTTCTCAGAGAAGGATAAGACTGCCGCCGCGGAGATACAATCTTAAACCTGATGGCCCAAAG GTTCCTTTTTATGCTGATGAAGAAGAAGCACCATCAACACCAAAGGCTGATGCTTTTTTCATCCCTAGAGAGAATCCAAGGGCATTAATTATTCGTCCAATTGAGCAGTGGCCTCTGCGTAATGGCGCAGAGAAGCAGACTATTTCAAGGGATGAAGCCACTCCAGAGAAGCAAAATG GTAAAGTAGCTGGGGAGCCATCTGCCCCACCTGCTAGTGAACCCCTCGAAGAGGATCATGATG ATTATCACCCTGAGAGGCGCCACACGCCGGATAATAATGCGGCCACTCCATCACCATCGAGACCTGCTCAAAAGGCAAACGGAATCCACGATGGCGACCACACGCCGCCAAAGGGATTCCAGGCTGCGATCGCCTACGAACATGGCGCAGACATCGAGGCTCTGATGCCGAAGCTCCGCCATGCCGACGGCTACTACACTGAGCCGCGTGTTCAGGAACTGGCAGCCAAGGAACGGGCTGAGCCCGGCTTCTGCCGTCGCGTCAAGGACTTTGTGGTGGGACGGCGCGGCTACGGCAGCATCAAGTTCTACGGAGAGACCGACATCAGGGCCCTCGACCTCGAGCTGATCGTGCAGTTCAACAATCGCGAGGTGATTGTGTACAAGGACGAGAACAGGAAACCGCCGGTCGGGCAGGGGCTCAACAAGCCCGCAGAGGTGACGCTGCTTAACATCAAGTGCGTGAACAAGAAGACGGGGCAGCAGTACACCGAGGGGCCGAGGGTGGAGAAGTATAAGGAGATGCTGATGAAGAAGGCAGAGGAGCAGGGGGCCGAGTTTGTGTCGTACGACGCAGTGAAGGGCGAGTGGAAGTTCAGGGTCAAGCACTTCAGCATCTATGAGTTCGGCGAGGGGGATTATTCAGATTTCGCAGAGAGTTGA
- the LOC109719843 gene encoding uncharacterized protein C24B11.05-like, whose translation MEAAASGAKYECLLFDMDDTLYPLSSGINLACRKNIQDYMLHHLRIDESQVPELCLELYKEFGTTMAGLKALGFEFDNDEFHAYVHGRLPYETLKPDPVLRSLLLSMPQRKIIFTNADQAHATQVLSRLGLEDCFEGVICFETLNPTALPSSEDDRIDSFTHLTDNNQGFLINSETDDCSKPAKLPILCKPSIEAIEAAIRIANIDPRKTIFFDDSPRNIAAGKAAGFNTVIVGRSALVAGADHALESIHNIKEALPEIWEGREDQCDSAVASTAAVETFVLA comes from the exons ATGGAGGCTGCTGCGAGTGGAGCAAAGTACGAGTGCCTACTCTTCG ATATGGACGACACTTTGTACCCTTTGAGTTCGGGAATCAACTTAGCTTGCCGCAAAAACATTCAGG ATTACATGTTGCACCATCTCAGAATCGACGAAAGTCAAGTCCCTGAGTTGTGCTTGGAATTGTACAAAGAGTTTGGCACGACGATGGCCGGTCTTAAG GCGTTAGGCTTCGAGTTCGACAATGATGAATTTCATGCTTATGTTCACGGAAGGCTGCCGTATGAGACATTGAAACCTGATCCAGTGCTGAGAAGTCTGCTACTCTCAATGCCGCAGAGAAAAATA ATATTCACGAATGCTGATCAAGCGCATGCGACGCAAGTTCTTAGCAGGCTCGGATTAGAGGACTGTTTCGAGGGCGTAATATGCTTCGAAACACTCAATCCGACAGCTCTGCCGAGCTCAGAAGACGACAGAATCGACTCTTTCACGCATTTGACTGATAACAATCAGGGATTTCTGATCAATAGCGAAACGGACGACTGTTCGAAACCTGCAAAATTGCCAATCCTCTGCAAACCTTCCATTGAAGCTATCGAAGCCGCCATTCGTATCGCAAACATCGACCCCAGGAAAACA ATCTTCTTCGATGATAGTCCACGAAACATAGCTGCAGGAAAGGCGGCAGGCTTCAATACAGTCAtt GTCGGGCGATCGGCTCTTGTCGCGGGGGCGGATCACGCGTTGGAAAGCATTCACAACATAAAGGAAGCACTTCCTGAGATATGGGAAGGCCGCGAAGATCAGTGCGACAGTGCTGTTGCTTCGACAGCCGCAGTCGAAACATTCGTCCTCGCATGA